In one Alnus glutinosa chromosome 14, dhAlnGlut1.1, whole genome shotgun sequence genomic region, the following are encoded:
- the LOC133857273 gene encoding 26S proteasome regulatory subunit 8 homolog A, whose product MAAVEVERKQAEAAAETCSAKASKQGEGLRQYYHQHIHELQLQVRQKTHNLNRLEAQRNELNSRVRMLREELQLLQEPGSYVGEVVKVMGKNKVLVKVHPEGKYVVDIDKSIDITKITPSTRVALRNDSYVLHLILPSKVDPLVNLMKVEKVPDSTYDMIGGLDQQIKEIKEVIELPIKHPELFESLGIAQPKGVLLYGPPGTGKTLLARAVAHHTDCTFIRVSGSELVQKYIGEGSRMVRELFVMAREHAPSIIFMDEIDSIGSARMESGSGNGDSEVQRTMLELLNQLDGFEASNKIKVLMATNRIDILDQALLRPGRIDRKIEFPNPNEESRFDILKIHSRRMNLMRGIDLKKIAEKMNGASGAELKAVCTEAGMFALRERRVHVTQEDFEMAVAKVMKKETEKNMSLRKLWK is encoded by the exons ATGGCAGCGGTGGAAGTGGAAAGAAAGCAGGCAGAGGCGGCGGCGGAGACGTGCTCGGCCAAGGCGTCGAAGCAAGGCGAGGGGCTGAGGCAGTACTACCACCAACACATCCACGAGCTCCAGCTCCAGGTCCGCCAGAAGACCCACAATCTCAACCGCCTCGAGGCCCAGCGCAACGAGCTCAATTCTCGAG TGAGGATGCTAAGGGAAGAACTACAACTGCTCCAGGAACCTGGATCATATGTTGGTGAAGTTGTCAAAGTAATGGGGAAGAATAAGGTTTTAGTCAAG GTTCATCCTGAAGGGAAATACGTTGTGGACATTGATAAAAGTATTGATATCACAAAGATCACTCCATCAACAAGAGTTGCCCTCCGTAATGACAGCTATGTTCTTCATTTAATCTTGCCGAGCAAAGTTGATCCATTGGTCAATCTTATGAAAGTTGAAAAAGTTCCTGATTCTACATATGATATGATTGGTGGTCTTGACCAGCAAATTAAAGAGATAAAGGAG GTGATTGAGCTCCCAATCAAACATCCTGAATTATTTGAGAGTCTTGGAATAGCTCAACCAAAG GGTGTTCTGCTATATGGGCCACCTGGTACAGGGAAAACACTGTTGGCTAGGGCAGTGGCCCATCATACCGATTGTACTTTCATCAGGGTTTCGGGTTCTGAATTAGTTCAGAAGTACATTGGAGAAGGTTCCAGAATGGTTAGGGAACTTTTTGTTATGGCCAG GGAGCATGCTCCATCCATCATATTTATGGATGAAATAGACAGTATTGGATCTGCTCGGATGGAATCTGGTAGTGGCAATGGTGACAGTGAAGTTCAGCGGACTATGCTGGAGCTTCTTAACCAGCTGGATGGATTTGAAGCATCAAACAAGATCAAG GTTTTGATGGCCACCAATCGAATTGATATTCTGGATCAAGCTCTTCTTAGGCCAGGGCGAATTGACAGGAAGATTGAATTTCCTAATCCTAATGAGGAG TCTCGTTtcgatattttaaaaatacattcaagAAGAATGAATTTAATGCGTGGGATTGATTTGAAGAAAATAGCAGAGAAGATGAACGGTGCATCTGGTGCGGAGCTCAAG GCTGTGTGCACAGAAGCTGGCATGTTTGCTCTGAGGGAGAGGAGGGTTCATGTAACACAGGAAGATTTTGAGATGGCAGTGGCGAAGGTAATGAAGAAGGAGACTGAGAAAAACATGTCGTTGCGGAAGCTGTGGAAGTAG